The window AGCTCTGGTCCCGGCACGCACTTGTGCGCCTGGACAGCAGACATCACAGAAATACCTTTAGTTAAAATCGTGACCATTATGTTTCTCCCCTGCCAGATTGACAGAGAAATTGAGCTGCACCGAGTGCTgcaccacaaacacattgtgCACTTTTATCATCATTTTGAGGACAAGGAGAACATCTACATCCTGTTGGAATACTGCAGTAGAAAAGTAAGTTAGTTGGCACATACTAAAGACTCTAACCATTGACATTTGTTCTTGCAGCAGCCGTGCTTCACATTTTGATAACACCTGCATTGCACCTAAAGTCAATGAAGCAGCACTCAGTCTGCCCTATACTATAAATGGCCTAtactgtgtttattattgtcatGATTCAGCAAATCTACAGTTTATAAATCCTTACAGTATGAGAATAAAAGAAAACCGCAAAGTTAGGTTTGCTCAGAGGGAACTGTGTTTCTATAGACAATTACACTACAGTAAACAACTCTTTAATATTTCTCTTCtctatattttgtctttttgcagTCATTAGCCCATATCCTGAAGGCTCGCAAAGTGCTAACTGAGCCTGAGGTGCGTTATTATCTCAGACAGATAGTATCTGGACTGAAGTACCTACATGAACAAGAGATTCTTCACAGAGACCTTAAACTCGGTAAGGAATTTAACTGAGCAGTGACACACTGCATTGCTGAGACACTTTATACACAATTGTAAAGATGCATTCTGTTCTGAATACATCAGAGGATCAGTGCAGTATCCTTTCATCCTGGCTTGAATATCAAGTGCTCATCATATCATTCCCATTCTTCCCTACAGGTAACTTCTTTGTGAGTGAGTCGATGGAGCTGAAGGTCGGGGACTTTGGTCTGGCTGCCAAGTTGGAGCCAGCGGGGAACAGGAGGAAGACGATCTGTGGAACTCCAAACTACCTGTCCCCTGAGGTGCTCAACAAGCAGGGCCATGGCTGTGAATCAGACATCTGGGCCCTGGGCTGTGTCATGTGAGTAGCCAAACTATAGATACACAATTTAgttctaaaaaatgttttgtttatcagtCAAATACTGGATAATCAGCTAGCTTGAAGAGACCCATTGGCATCATATTAAATGAGCTTGTGCCTTCCTCTTTTGCCTATATCCGCTCACGTTTGCCCTTCATCCTACTCCAGGTACACCATGCTGTTGGGCAGGCCACCTTTTGAAACCACCAACTTGAAGGAGACGTACAGGTGTATTAGAGAGGCACGTTATTCCCTACCCTCCTCCCTGTCGCCACAAGCTAAGCAGCTCATCACCAGCCTGCTAGCTAAGATCCCAGAGGATCGACCAAACTTGGACCAAATTATGAGGCACGACTTTTTCACACAGGTTAGACCTCATTATTGCCTGTCTGTCTATTGGGCTCACTGTGTGTCTCACTAAATGTCACTGTGTAGGAGTATAATAGTGACCCTTTTCCCACCAGCCGCACACTGACCCACTTTTCTTCTCCACAGGGCTTCAGTCCAGAGCGTCTGCCTGCTAGCTGCTGCCATTCAGCACCAGATTTCCACGTCTCTAGTCCAGCCAAGAGCTTTTTCAAGAAAGCTGCCGCAGCGCTCTTTGGTGGGAAGAGGGACAAGGTCAAATACTACGAGACACTGAGTGAGtattatataaaacactgaGCTCTCATGTACCATTTCAAACACCACATGTCACAGCAGTTCTTTATCTTTCTCGCAGCACAATTGTGGTTGCTGCAAGAGGCACTGTTAGTTTATAAAACAATTGCAAGCacaattcacatttaaatgtatactgctcttatgtgtttgtgtagtgtCAGGTTAAAGGGTCTTGTTCTGATATGTTCTGTGCTTCATTACCTTTGATAGATAAGTTgacaaaagaggaagaggagatctACAAACTGCAGCACGACCTGGGAAGAACTGTTATCAGTCAGCCTGAGGTAAGAGatcattcaaaacaaactgacGCCATCCCTTCAGATATCATGTTTACGAGAATCTAAGCCGTAACTCTTAAGCTGTATTAAAACTTTCTAACAAGCACAATTTTAGAGGAAactaaaagcatttatttgcaAACCTTTACTTGGGGGAATGCTTAGTCATAGTAGGAAGAGATGATCCAAATTTACAGTGTTTAACCGTAGCATCAATGATTCTCACTTTCAGAGTGGAAGTCTACCTCCGCCATCTGCCGAAAACCCTGTTGGCCCGGCAACGGAGAGCCAGTCCCCGACTACGCGTGATACCATCCGTCTGATTGTCAGGGGAAGTCTggggagctgcagcagcagcagtgaatGTGAGTTCTCCAGCCTTGCTTCTCAGACACAGATACATTGCTGATATTTTACACACAGGAAAATTGCATTTACGCAACAGCTAGAGTGCGATACTAGTAGTGTACTGCACTGAGATGATGTCTAGCTAAATGTCGcctgttgttgttctttaagGCCTGGAAGACAGCACGACAGGGAGCGTGGCTGAGACTGTTGCAAGCGTGTTGAGAGGATGTCTAGAGAATATGCCTAAAGGTGAGTCTATTTGCCAATTCAAAGCCTATACATTTAGTTATTGATCAAATGATTCCACATTGAAAGGTTTTGTTATACAAATAAAggtcattatttgtatttgaccTTGAAATGTCTaaacagagaaatgtgttgATTGAAGGACTTAGAAAGTaatgtaaatacatgttttatttctcaaagaTACACTCGATGATCCACCCATATTCCCTCCCAGTTTACTATCGTCTGTGTGACCGTGAAGGACATATTGATATTTTGATAAGCTGTTGGGGCTTTAACCAAAGGATTTATAGTGGCTTCTTCAGTTCTTGAAATGGTCtttgttattgtattataatcctcctctgtgttttcaCCCTTTAGCTGATGACATACCTCAGGGCTCAAACAGCTGCACTCTTCAATGGGTGACTAAATGGGTGGACTACTCCAACAAGTACGGCTTTGGCTACCAGTTGTCTGATCACACTGTGGGAGTTCTCTTTAACAACGGCACTCACATGAGCCTCCTGCCAGACAGAAAGTATGCACCATTCTATGCTTTCACAGCACTCCACCTTCAGTTTCACAGTTATTAGTCACTGCATATAATGGAGATGGCTTGTTTAAGCATGCTCTAGTACATAAAGAAACTTTGAAGAACCTGTTAGTGGTTTGACATATGTACTAAATTGCAGGGATAGCTTGAGTTGTCGTATGAATTTGCAGGCTACTTTTCAATTAGAAAAAATGTTGCTTACTCCTTTTCATTGACActtcattttgcattttcaaGCAAGAGCAATATATTCAGTCAAGAATACcatcacatttgaaatgtcagtTTATGTTTGTTCTCTTTATGTAGTGTTTATCTGAGTGGTTGCATAACTGTTTTCACCTCCTTATTTCCATCTCTTCAGAACCATCCATTACTATGCAGAGCTGGGACAGCGCTCTGTCTTCCCCACTTGCGAGGTACCTGAACACTTTGTAGGCCAAGTGACTGTGCTCAAGTACTTTTCACACTACATGGAGGAGAATCTTATGGACGTAAGTAAATATCTCTATTCTCCCATTTCTCTTgctattatgtttattttgtcattcCATCCCCTGAAGCATTATAGCATCTTTCATGTTGCAGCCTGTCTAATCCTGCTGTACTTGTTTTGCTTTCTTAGGGCGGGGACCTTGTTAGTATGGCAGATTCACACATGCCCAGACTCTACCTGCTGCAGTGGCTCAAGTCGGACCGCGCCCTTATGATGCTTTTTAACGATGGCACATTCCAGGTAAACACATGCACTATCACAGGAAACCCAGCAGTTATTGAGTATGAATAGAGGTGCACCTTTAAGGTGCATTGCATTACACTGATGAAGATCATTAAATGATAATTAGACTACAAATCATATGAGGGAACAATAGCTTTCAAAATGAACTAATAAATGAACTTTTCTTATTTCCATAGATCAACTTTTACCACGACCACACCAAGATAATCCTATGTTGCCAGAGGGATGAGTACATGCTGACATACATCAACGAGGACCGTGTCTcaaaaaccttcaaactcaGCTCCCTGCTGACGTCTGGATGCCCCACCGACCTGCGGGAACGAATGGTGTACTCTCTCAACATGCTTCTGCAGAGATGCAGCTAAACCTACACTAATGTGTTTTGCTTGACATTACACACAAATCTACGcattgtgctgctgcagtgctGCAGTGGAGCCATGATTCAGAAGGAATCTGTGTGGGAAGCACAAGATTAAGGGTAGACTTATGAAAAGTTAATTAACATTCCTTCATTGTTGCACCTCGAATGACTCAGCAGAGGTGAAAAAATACCATGGACAGAACAATGCTGACTGGAAATGAAATGTAGCACAATGACCGTGAATAGTAAAGGGCTGACTTGTATGTTGATAGTTGgaggaaagaaaacactgaGCATGTTGGAGCGAGTATGTTGGTACGAATGTGAACCCAAGCCGTTTGGGTAGAATAGAGGGATGTTTGGGAAGTAAAGACAAATGCTGGGCTGGCACCAGCTCTAATGTGTATCGTCTaattgatgctgttttataGAGAAAATACATAACATGATGCTCTGAATTTCACCAGGGCTAGACTGTGGAATATTGTAAATGATGTACAGTGTATGTCTCAGCCGCCTCAGCAGTGCAGACAAACAATTTGTTAATTTGTGTGGATGCTCTGGAGTTATGCTGtttatacatgtatgtgtgagtgtgtgtacgaGAGATTTGTGTGTAACATCACATTAACtttaaaaactgtgatttattcTCTTTGATGATGGATGGACTCGGCACATTGAGCTTGAGTGTTGATTGTAGGGGGGAGAAGGGAAGTGGagagaattacatttaaaaaacagtacCTGGGTTCCTCTAAGTATCCCGTAAAGGCCATTATCACAGTGGTTGAAAATGTCCTGAATAACTTATTGTgtaaatactgcagtatttatttatttaataataaaaaagcattttctaaaaaaaatctacTCCTGAGTACTTCCGAGTCCCTCAAAATCTGTGGATGCCGGGTATTGATGTTTCTTTTAGTGCAGTTATACAAACATGAAAAGGAAGGATGTGTCCTTGTTCAACGTCTAAGAAGGTCCTTCTGAGAACATGTAATGTACAGTGTGGTGCGAATTATATAAACTACACTTTCTTCTGTGAATTTTATCTTTAATCTTCATCAGGAAATGGGCAcatagagaggaaaagagatacagtatataatagAGGGCACATTGACAGTGAAGTTATCTATTCTCTGGCTCAATGCCTCATCTTATGTTGAGTTTTCTTCCCTAGTGATAAATGGAAGATTCAATTTGGCTGACCTTGTCtcacacaaaggcacacattACTTGGCACACAAACAAGGGCACTGAGCATCAGACAGACAGCCAAATAGTGACATACAGCTAGAAAGAGAGACCTACTAATAAAATGACAGACTTTGTTGTACTATTTCAATAATTACATCAGAGCTTTTGAGGCAAAGTGACTACAGTCTTTCTTAGAATTCTGTTCACATACACTCACTGTAACCATGGAAACAATCAACCAGTGGCCAGATTGGTGAGAGTCGGAAATCAATGAGAGCTTCGTAAAAAGACATCTGGCACAGCTTCTCCCTGCTTATGTCCTTCGTTCTATAATTGTAAGTCATGTGTTTTGCTACAGATTGGCTTCTCTGCTacactgctgctggaacaaatACTCATGTGGAACACAGATTATTTGTTCCGGCTGTCTGCTGAACACCTCTTCACCTCTCTAGATTACATAATGATGGAAGTTGAACATGGATGTTTGAGTCATCCGTTTGAATGTTCACTCAGAATATCTGTGCTCTTCAGAGTTCAATAATGAATGTCTCATGCATAAACATACCCACACAGACAGAAGCAGAACAGGAAGTAGCCTACAAGAAGAAGGAGCAGGAATTATTCATGACGACACCTCAGGtctgagtgtgcatgtgttgacAGTAATGGCCCCTGGAATGGATGCTTTTGTCAGACAGAAATAGGTTGTTTTGTTGATGTGAGGTTTTCTGTCCATTTTTACCCCTGGTCCTAACATATGAAAAGGAGTGCAGCAACTTCATCAAATGGATGCCATGGGatgaaacacattaataacaGACTGCTGCCTCTTTCCCATCAAGCCAGATGAAAAGTGGCAGTTTCTGAGGTTATGTAAGGAAAAGCTCTCTTCTGTTACTCAGCAAATGTTAGCTGATCAGCTTTATTGGCCTGAAGGGAACTTTCTGCCCATCTGTGAACATAACACCAAAATGAAGTAATTAGAAAACCCTGTGGAGTTCAGAAAGCGAAGAGTGCACTTCATGTTCTTAGTGTCACTGTCATGTTACTACTGCTAGTTTGCAGTATCACCCACACAAAGCTGGTGCTCCTTGGTAATGTCATGTTGGCTGTGGGAAATTTCTAGCCGCATGCGGTCAGGCTTAGCTGTAGAAGGAGTGTAAGCTGGACTGATAATGTGAATCTTTATACCTCAGCTTCTTTTGTAAAGCTATCTGCCGGCAGAGGAGTGAGTCAGTTTTGGCATTTAAAAGTGATAGTAGGCGCATtttgccagaaaaaaaacaaaaaaaacatgctttgatAGTGCAAACACTGGGATGCACTTGGGGGATTAGAAGGCCTTTGCATATCAAATGTCAGCACTCCTCCTCCTACTATGTGGACAAAAACAGACGTACTGTACAGAGAGCTGGGATGATTGTAGCCTTTCCCATTCGCTGCTGTAGCGTACAGAATCGACTAAAGATGAGCAATACACAGCACTCACTCTTACTTGCTCTTACGACTTTTCAGAAGTTTAACCAAGAAACATACTTTGAAAGTACGTGACAAGCATGTTGTGATTCCTTGGTTTTCGGGTGTTTAAGGATCTATAGTGTTGAGTCCCCATGACTGGACACTGAGTGTGCTGTTCTTGCTTTTTTGTCTGATTCATGAAATTTCCTTAACCTGGCTCCCTTAATGATTATTTATCCAGGTTGAAAATCTAACGTTTTGAATTGcgacaatatttttttttttcttcacaaatcACAATTAGCTGGGAGGTCTGTGAACCTCTCAGCCACAACTACAAAGAAGGAATGAATGTGACAAGGTACttcaaatttaaaatgaaaggaaatctCTAAGCATTTTTTCTAAGCACTATTAGAGCCACGCTGTAGGTCACATGTTTCATATAACATACATATTATCTATTAGATCTCAGGGACAGTCCATGTCTGGATTGATTTGGTTCATTTTGGAGCATCACATGAATCAATCCAAAATGTGTATTATCGTTGCAATAAATGGTTAAACCTGACCCCGGTACAGTCATCACTTAAATGGTTATAGTTGcagttattttttaacacatgtaattgaggttttttttcagaCATAGATCACACTATCCCAGCTGGAGTGTCCTGACATGAACTGGTGCACACAGCCTTTGTCACATTGACGCTTGTATGATGCAGAAGCTGTCATGTGCAGTGGAAGAGCATCACGGCCTGATTTTTATAAATAAGGGACTGATATCTTCTTCAGCTTTTGTGATAACTACCTAACTGTGATAACTGCACCAGCATCCTCCTCAGTGATGTCAATAGAGAATGTGACTTCCTTGAAATGGAGTA of the Eleginops maclovinus isolate JMC-PN-2008 ecotype Puerto Natales chromosome 12, JC_Emac_rtc_rv5, whole genome shotgun sequence genome contains:
- the plk2b gene encoding serine/threonine-protein kinase PLK2b codes for the protein MEVQKNTGPQQTNSSMCESTQKSSEPRRKKLDERSAPSEMARIITDPATGKCYCRGKVLGKGGFAKCYEMTDLSTSKVYAAKIIPHSRVSKPHQREKIDREIELHRVLHHKHIVHFYHHFEDKENIYILLEYCSRKSLAHILKARKVLTEPEVRYYLRQIVSGLKYLHEQEILHRDLKLGNFFVSESMELKVGDFGLAAKLEPAGNRRKTICGTPNYLSPEVLNKQGHGCESDIWALGCVMYTMLLGRPPFETTNLKETYRCIREARYSLPSSLSPQAKQLITSLLAKIPEDRPNLDQIMRHDFFTQGFSPERLPASCCHSAPDFHVSSPAKSFFKKAAAALFGGKRDKVKYYETLNKLTKEEEEIYKLQHDLGRTVISQPESGSLPPPSAENPVGPATESQSPTTRDTIRLIVRGSLGSCSSSSECLEDSTTGSVAETVASVLRGCLENMPKADDIPQGSNSCTLQWVTKWVDYSNKYGFGYQLSDHTVGVLFNNGTHMSLLPDRKTIHYYAELGQRSVFPTCEVPEHFVGQVTVLKYFSHYMEENLMDGGDLVSMADSHMPRLYLLQWLKSDRALMMLFNDGTFQINFYHDHTKIILCCQRDEYMLTYINEDRVSKTFKLSSLLTSGCPTDLRERMVYSLNMLLQRCS